From one Rhodamnia argentea isolate NSW1041297 chromosome 1, ASM2092103v1, whole genome shotgun sequence genomic stretch:
- the LOC115728667 gene encoding uncharacterized protein LOC115728667 isoform X1, translating to MKFDVDCIPSHNLELIDRCIGLKIWVVMKGDKELVGTLRGFDAYVNMVLEDVTEYWSPVAPLIWNELDSSSNPSGKLCRLAIRAECCFLILRWRHSSEFSRGFQTAERVSSELVRCNIACGAWLE from the exons ATGAAATTTGATGTTGACTGTATTCCCTCTCACAATCTTG AGTTGATTGACCGGTGTATAGGTTTGAAAATCTGGGTTGTAATGAAAGGAGACAAGGAGCTTGTTGGTACTCTTAGGGGCTTCGATGCGTACGTCAACATGGTCCTCGAGGATGTCACTGAGTA TTGGTCCCCGGTGGCTCCCCTGATCTGGAATGAGTTGGATTCATCCTCTAACCCCAGTGGCAAATTATGTAG GTTGGCTATTCGGGCGGAGTGCTGTTTCTTGATTTTGCGGTGGCGGCATTCTTCGGAGTTTTCTAGAGGTTTTCAGACTGCTGAAAGAGTGAGCTCAGAGCTCGTGAGGTGTAATATTGCTTGCGGAGCTTGGTTAGAGTGA
- the LOC115729903 gene encoding sm-like protein LSM5 — MANNPSQLLPSELIDRCIGSKIWVIMKGDKELVGTLRGFDLYVNMVLEDVTEYWSLVASLIWNELDSCSNPNGKLCRYSLSLSLSRHELF; from the exons ATGGCCAACAATCCTTCACAGCTCCTCCCGTCAG AGTTGATTGACCGGTGTATAGGTTCTAAAATCTGGGTTATAATGAAGGGAGACAAGGAGCTTGTTGGTACTCTTAGGGGCTTCGATTTGTACGTCAACATGGTCCTCGAGGATGTCACTGAGTA TTGGTCTCTGGTGGCTTCCCTGATCTGGAATGAGTTGGATTCATGCTCTAACCCCAATGGCAAATTATgtaggtactctctctctctctctctctcaagacatGAACTCTTTTGA
- the LOC115728667 gene encoding uncharacterized protein LOC115728667 isoform X2 — translation MDNNPSQFLPSELIDRCIGLKIWVVMKGDKELVGTLRGFDAYVNMVLEDVTEYWSPVAPLIWNELDSSSNPSGKLCRLAIRAECCFLILRWRHSSEFSRGFQTAERVSSELVRCNIACGAWLE, via the exons ATGGACAACAATCCTTCACAGTTCCTCCCGTCAG AGTTGATTGACCGGTGTATAGGTTTGAAAATCTGGGTTGTAATGAAAGGAGACAAGGAGCTTGTTGGTACTCTTAGGGGCTTCGATGCGTACGTCAACATGGTCCTCGAGGATGTCACTGAGTA TTGGTCCCCGGTGGCTCCCCTGATCTGGAATGAGTTGGATTCATCCTCTAACCCCAGTGGCAAATTATGTAG GTTGGCTATTCGGGCGGAGTGCTGTTTCTTGATTTTGCGGTGGCGGCATTCTTCGGAGTTTTCTAGAGGTTTTCAGACTGCTGAAAGAGTGAGCTCAGAGCTCGTGAGGTGTAATATTGCTTGCGGAGCTTGGTTAGAGTGA